In Pseudomonadota bacterium, one genomic interval encodes:
- a CDS encoding P-II family nitrogen regulator, producing the protein MKLVTAIIKPFKLDDVREALSEVGVQGITVTEVKGFGRQKGHTELYRGAEYVVDFLPKVKIEAVVKADMADKVVEAISKAANTGKIGDGKIFVSSIEQTIRIRTGETGPDAL; encoded by the coding sequence ATGAAACTGGTAACTGCAATCATCAAGCCCTTCAAGCTGGATGATGTCCGTGAGGCCCTCTCGGAAGTCGGTGTGCAGGGCATCACGGTAACCGAGGTGAAGGGATTCGGGCGTCAGAAGGGCCACACGGAACTGTATCGTGGTGCGGAATACGTCGTCGACTTCCTGCCCAAGGTGAAGATCGAGGCCGTGGTGAAGGCGGACATGGCCGACAAGGTCGTCGAGGCGATTTCCAAGGCTGCCAATACCGGCAAGATCGGTGACGGCAAGATCTTCGTGTCCAGTATCGAACAAACCATTCGTATCCGTACCGGCGAGACCGGCCCGGACGCGCTCTGA
- a CDS encoding TorF family putative porin, with protein MMKKTLIATAMLAGSSAAMAEISGNIALSSDYAWRGVSQTDNQMAVSGGFDFSHDSGLYIGTWASNVDSQFFGGGTDPQIELDVYGGYAGEAGPISYDLGLIEYVYPGADNWNTLELYAGGGYAFTDTISGSAKFYYSDDFFDSGESAWRLEAGVDVSLPMDFGLSAMIGQNDGDAYDLAGTGYMDWSIGLSKSIAGLDLGLTYVDTNNDGDTLFGDLADSRIIFSVSKSL; from the coding sequence ATGATGAAGAAAACCTTGATTGCCACCGCAATGCTGGCCGGCTCTTCAGCTGCTATGGCGGAGATCAGCGGGAATATCGCCCTGTCCAGCGATTATGCCTGGCGCGGCGTCTCCCAGACGGACAACCAGATGGCCGTTTCCGGCGGCTTCGATTTCAGCCACGACAGTGGCCTGTACATCGGCACCTGGGCGTCCAACGTCGACTCCCAGTTCTTCGGTGGCGGTACCGATCCGCAGATCGAGCTGGACGTCTACGGCGGTTACGCCGGCGAGGCCGGCCCGATCAGCTACGACCTGGGCCTGATCGAGTACGTCTACCCGGGCGCTGACAACTGGAACACCCTGGAACTCTACGCCGGTGGTGGTTATGCCTTCACCGACACGATCTCCGGCTCGGCCAAGTTCTACTACAGCGACGACTTCTTCGACAGCGGCGAGAGCGCCTGGCGTCTTGAGGCAGGCGTCGATGTCAGCCTGCCGATGGATTTCGGTCTGTCGGCGATGATCGGCCAGAACGATGGCGATGCCTATGACCTCGCAGGTACCGGCTACATGGACTGGAGCATCGGTCTGAGCAAGTCGATTGCCGGTCTGGACCTGGGTCTGACCTACGTCGACACCAACAACGACGGCGACACGCTGTTCGGTGACCTCGCGGATTCGCGAATCATCTTCAGCGTTTCCAAGTCTCTCTAA
- a CDS encoding accessory factor UbiK family protein — MFNPKFIDDLARQISSGIPAGVKGMQQDIEQNVRTLLAGAFARLDLVTREEFDVQAKVLMRTREKLEALERQVAELESRRQS; from the coding sequence ATGTTCAACCCCAAGTTCATCGACGATCTGGCACGCCAGATCAGCAGCGGCATCCCCGCCGGCGTGAAGGGCATGCAGCAGGATATCGAGCAGAACGTACGCACCCTGCTCGCGGGCGCCTTCGCCCGGCTCGACCTGGTCACGCGCGAGGAGTTCGACGTGCAGGCGAAGGTGCTCATGCGCACGCGCGAGAAACTCGAGGCGCTGGAGCGGCAGGTCGCAGAGCTCGAAAGCCGGCGCCAGTCATAG
- a CDS encoding YifB family Mg chelatase-like AAA ATPase: protein MSLAVVYSRARLGMNAPLVSVEVQLSNGLPSLSIVGLPETAVKESKDRVRGALLTSGFEFPARRITINLAPADLPKEGGRFDLPIALGILAASGQIPATELESYECAGELALSGALRPVQGILPMTLQTLQARRTLLVARDNAAEAMLVREADVRAAQHLLQVTAHFNRSARLVPVPATALDTPRQAQPDLADVRGQPQARRALEIAASGGHSLLLVGPPGTGKSLLASRLPGILPALTEQEALAVATVRSIAALPVEPAHWRERPFRAPHHTASAAALVGGGSTPRPGEISLAHHGVLFLDELPEFDRRVLEVLREPLETGRIMISRAALQAEFPAGFQLVAAMNPCPCGWLGDPSGRCHCTSEQVRRYRSRLSGPLLDRIDMHVEVPRVAFAAMHGPPGEDSACVRERVGRARGIQLQRARALNCRLTPRQIDATCALTRGDLRLLQRALERLQLSARAYHRILKLARTLADMEAAGAISTRHLSEAINYRCLDRA, encoded by the coding sequence ATGTCGCTCGCCGTCGTCTACAGCCGCGCCCGGCTGGGCATGAATGCCCCGCTGGTCAGCGTGGAGGTGCAACTGTCGAACGGCCTGCCGTCGCTGTCCATCGTCGGTCTGCCGGAAACGGCGGTCAAGGAAAGCAAGGACCGCGTGCGCGGCGCGCTGCTCACCTCCGGCTTCGAGTTTCCCGCACGGCGGATCACCATCAACCTCGCACCGGCCGACCTGCCCAAGGAAGGCGGGCGCTTCGACCTGCCGATCGCGCTCGGGATCCTGGCGGCATCCGGCCAGATTCCGGCCACCGAGCTGGAGTCGTACGAGTGCGCCGGCGAGCTGGCGCTGTCCGGCGCCCTGCGCCCGGTGCAGGGCATACTGCCCATGACACTGCAGACGCTGCAGGCCCGGCGTACGCTGCTGGTGGCACGGGACAATGCCGCCGAGGCGATGCTGGTACGGGAGGCCGATGTCCGCGCCGCGCAGCACCTGCTGCAGGTCACCGCACATTTCAACCGCAGCGCCCGCCTGGTGCCCGTGCCGGCGACCGCGCTCGACACGCCCCGGCAGGCCCAGCCCGATCTCGCGGATGTACGCGGCCAGCCGCAGGCGCGGCGCGCGCTGGAGATCGCGGCCAGCGGCGGTCACAGCCTGCTGCTGGTCGGTCCGCCCGGTACCGGCAAGTCGTTGCTGGCGAGCCGGCTGCCCGGCATCCTGCCCGCACTGACCGAGCAAGAGGCGCTGGCGGTGGCGACCGTACGCTCGATCGCCGCCCTGCCGGTGGAACCGGCGCACTGGCGCGAACGCCCGTTCCGCGCCCCGCACCACACGGCATCGGCCGCGGCGCTGGTCGGCGGCGGCAGCACGCCGCGCCCCGGCGAGATCTCGCTGGCGCATCACGGCGTACTGTTTCTCGACGAACTTCCGGAATTCGACCGGCGCGTGCTCGAGGTGTTGCGCGAACCGCTGGAGACCGGCCGCATCATGATCTCGCGCGCGGCGCTGCAGGCGGAATTTCCGGCCGGTTTCCAGCTGGTCGCCGCCATGAATCCCTGCCCGTGCGGCTGGCTCGGCGACCCGTCCGGCCGCTGCCACTGCACCAGCGAACAGGTCCGGCGTTACCGCAGCCGGCTTTCCGGCCCCCTGCTCGACCGCATCGACATGCACGTGGAGGTGCCGCGCGTGGCGTTCGCGGCCATGCACGGCCCGCCCGGGGAAGACAGCGCGTGCGTGCGTGAGCGCGTTGGCCGGGCGCGCGGTATCCAGCTGCAGCGCGCCCGTGCGCTCAACTGCCGGCTGACGCCCCGGCAGATCGACGCGACCTGCGCGCTGACGCGCGGCGATCTCCGGCTGCTGCAACGGGCGCTCGAGCGGTTGCAGCTGTCGGCGCGCGCCTATCACCGCATCCTCAAACTCGCGCGCACGCTCGCGGACATGGAAGCCGCCGGCGCGATCTCCACCCGGCACCTGTCCGAGGCGATCAACTACCGCTGCCTCGATCGCGCCTGA
- a CDS encoding YjgN family protein, with amino-acid sequence MNEHTPAAALQRFEFTGSGGEYFRIWIVNLVLSILTLGIYSAWAKVRTNRYFYGNTRLDGSGFEYHANPLAILKGRLIAVLLLLVYVFAGQMLPVAGIAFAVVLMLATPWIVWRSIQFNARMTGYRNVRFGFHGALGDAYRYLLLIPLLPLLASALVATALLLAGITLDAQTGIALIALAVLTTYLLFPYIQKSITAWYLNNTRYGQGRLQVQLSAGRYYLVYLCLLGWGLLITVVVGAIFGTATMFTGVQLAAAAKEAGGEIPNAAMLPLLVATLLLYAALLVIGVWAKAYVKVKIRNYVFGRIGLDDVLRLESDISTGRLFRFYLANILLLLCTLGLAYPWVKVRTARLLAASTRAHLSGSLDQYVSQQQSRQSAAGEEIGEAFDVDAGLDLAF; translated from the coding sequence ATGAACGAGCACACTCCCGCGGCTGCGCTGCAGCGCTTCGAATTCACCGGCAGCGGTGGCGAATATTTCAGGATCTGGATCGTCAACCTGGTCCTCAGCATACTGACGCTCGGCATCTATTCCGCCTGGGCCAAGGTACGCACCAACCGTTACTTCTACGGCAACACCCGGCTCGATGGCAGCGGCTTCGAGTACCACGCGAACCCGCTGGCGATTCTCAAGGGCCGCCTGATCGCCGTGCTGCTGTTGCTGGTGTATGTCTTCGCCGGGCAGATGCTGCCGGTGGCGGGCATCGCCTTCGCCGTCGTGCTGATGCTGGCCACGCCCTGGATCGTCTGGCGCAGCATCCAGTTCAACGCCCGCATGACCGGTTACCGCAACGTGCGCTTCGGCTTCCACGGCGCGCTCGGCGATGCCTACCGCTATCTGTTGCTGATCCCGCTGCTGCCCCTGCTCGCGTCCGCGCTCGTCGCCACCGCCCTGTTGCTGGCCGGCATCACGCTCGATGCACAGACCGGCATCGCGCTGATCGCGCTCGCGGTGCTGACCACGTACCTGCTGTTTCCCTATATTCAGAAATCCATCACCGCCTGGTACCTCAACAACACGCGCTACGGCCAGGGCCGGCTGCAGGTGCAGCTGTCTGCGGGCAGGTACTACCTGGTCTATCTGTGCCTGCTGGGCTGGGGGCTCCTGATCACCGTCGTCGTCGGCGCGATCTTCGGCACCGCGACGATGTTCACCGGTGTCCAGCTCGCGGCCGCAGCAAAGGAAGCGGGCGGGGAGATCCCGAACGCGGCGATGCTGCCTTTGCTCGTCGCGACCCTGCTGCTGTACGCCGCCCTGCTGGTGATCGGCGTCTGGGCCAAGGCCTACGTGAAAGTGAAGATCCGCAATTACGTGTTCGGCCGCATCGGGCTCGATGACGTGCTGCGGCTGGAATCGGATATCAGCACGGGCCGCCTGTTCCGCTTCTACCTCGCCAATATCCTGCTGCTGCTGTGCACGCTCGGCCTGGCCTATCCCTGGGTCAAGGTCCGGACCGCGCGGCTGCTGGCGGCGTCCACCCGGGCGCACCTGTCCGGCAGCCTCGACCAGTATGTCAGCCAGCAGCAGAGCCGGCAGTCCGCCGCGGGCGAGGAAATCGGCGAGGCCTTCGACGTGGATGCCGGTCTGGATCTCGCCTTTTGA
- a CDS encoding M48 family metallopeptidase, producing MISGWLYPPDSSARREAGLAVAGDRYTVTTGTAAPLTGSLLDLAISDRIGNIPRRFTLPDRSVFETTDNAAVDALLAATGNEDPLAGALYSLESRWQWIGLALLVTLLIGCVTVYWGMPWASRQIAFALPVRAAELISQQTLELLDESILAESALPQEEQERIRAHFADTLLPLQHEAFTYRLHFRKMSDIPNAFALPSGDIVVTDRLVQLADNQAEIDAVLLHEMGHVVHRHGLQQVLHSSFLTIAIVAISGDATATGNLAVALPVFLLQNHYSRDNETEADRYAFEHMIAASIDPANFSRIMAKIGSAADEDGGETGKATADAKNAAATVARYLSTHPPTPERIRMADAYSRQYQGRRAVPE from the coding sequence TTGATAAGCGGCTGGCTCTACCCGCCCGACAGCTCGGCCCGGCGCGAGGCCGGGCTGGCGGTCGCCGGGGACCGGTACACGGTCACGACCGGGACCGCGGCACCGCTCACCGGCAGCCTGCTGGACCTTGCGATCAGCGACCGCATCGGCAACATCCCGCGCAGATTCACGCTGCCCGACCGCTCGGTGTTCGAGACGACGGATAACGCCGCCGTCGATGCCCTGCTCGCCGCCACCGGCAACGAGGACCCGCTGGCCGGCGCGCTGTACAGCCTGGAATCGCGCTGGCAGTGGATCGGCCTCGCCCTGCTGGTCACGCTGCTGATCGGCTGCGTGACCGTGTACTGGGGCATGCCCTGGGCCAGCCGGCAGATCGCCTTCGCCCTGCCGGTCCGCGCCGCGGAACTCATTTCGCAACAGACGCTGGAGCTGCTCGACGAGTCCATCCTGGCGGAAAGTGCACTCCCGCAGGAGGAACAGGAACGTATCCGGGCGCATTTCGCCGACACGCTGCTGCCGCTGCAGCACGAAGCCTTCACCTACCGGCTGCACTTCAGGAAGATGTCCGACATCCCGAACGCCTTCGCACTGCCATCCGGCGACATCGTCGTCACCGACCGGCTGGTGCAGCTGGCGGACAACCAGGCGGAGATCGACGCCGTGCTGCTGCACGAGATGGGTCACGTGGTGCATCGCCACGGCCTGCAGCAGGTCCTGCACTCGTCGTTCCTGACCATCGCCATCGTCGCTATCTCGGGCGATGCCACCGCCACCGGCAATCTCGCGGTGGCGCTGCCGGTGTTCCTGCTGCAAAACCACTACTCCCGCGACAACGAGACCGAGGCGGACCGTTATGCCTTCGAGCACATGATCGCGGCGAGCATCGATCCAGCGAATTTCAGCCGTATCATGGCGAAGATCGGCAGCGCCGCGGATGAGGACGGCGGGGAAACCGGCAAGGCAACAGCGGATGCGAAGAACGCAGCCGCCACCGTGGCGCGTTACCTCTCCACCCACCCGCCGACTCCGGAGCGGATCAGGATGGCGGATGCGTATTCGCGGCAATACCAGGGTCGGCGGGCTGTTCCGGAGTAA
- a CDS encoding phospholipase A2 → MDNTRKGAMLALLFRSACAVSGEPVWLATDPPWPCSYGSSVHQYGASFEEAFDNLFNFKIERCFIGCAETPYPPPAADCRYRYSFARLLASDECAMPGTCFRYRYFDTQNPQAGWRRSDSYFRMSFKAGQSCPDGNTVATDPDGQLACVEPPAQPWDDDKNLGMACAGHTLAGNPVNIATGNKVHAETDVGGGQSRLRFQRFYNSLYRQDVGLGNGWSSTWHRRIEPGALSVVVRDADARGEVWSYNRAAQVWAGDPDSGVRLEKAGNEFVVTRSDDSVERYHSAGHLLEIVTVDGVETTLGYDDMENPARLLSVTNNAGESLAFTYTADNHVATVSDQAGNTWHYTYDADRNLAYVYRPDGSDDGHENNPYRRYHYNEVVLIEDAVDLPAHLTGISDSQAGGEARYASYEYFADGRVRSSYHAGNAGRVDVTYDDNNHTRTLSNGNGAQTTYTIETVLGVAAVAAIDGPGCATCVPGNSAYSRDPDSGDLTSKTVHGVTTAYGGHDLNGNPGYRIEAAGSALARRTAYTYDPRFAGRIASITEPSVLEGHSKITHYTYDDYGNRTSATISGFRPDGQAVARHTTWEYNGPRHQLSRIDGPRGDVADVTRLRYYPDDPREGNDRGRLREVENANGVLVRSAIRYTATGKVASEVRPNGLALDYSYYPGSDRLASVAERTDSGTRQTRWTYLDTAEVDRIVVAADVGPITSITFGYDAARRLVRVSDGQDNSIRYTLDSEGNRVSEQTFDSSGTLARTVTNLFDSYGRLVNMRTGGDPLDPLEQVDREFSMQGDLLLVRDGNGSITGFEYDALKHLLAVTRDVGGNDPATADTPVRYGYDVADRLQTVVDPNNGATNYRYDDLGNLLERSSPDTGITSYAYDAAGNLLTRTTASGTTEASTERYTYDALNRLRYVATPAAAMDIEYAWDDCDNGVGRLCGVTTAAATVAYDYDAFGHVRTHQAVRYVTDPGGRVRSITYPSGATVSYQHDAAGRVRTADLAVNGVIHGLAAEIRYLPFGGIGALEYANGRILTQDWDGAYRLLSQTIPGVFAMSYTGYDRNGNLVRREAGAGGADSIGYDALDRAISASGAFGTDWRYAYDPNGNRVLGDEGAPVTLAYAPGTNRLARIGSEDVVLGVTGNLLARGNWSYRYDSQQRLALAARDATPVAYFRYNGLGQRVSKTGPDGAGKLFLYGIDGELLAEADQAGTVLVEYIYLDGSLLAIYLPDSDNDGVTNRDEVAAGTSPVAPDDDGDGLDNREELLRYGTLIGDPDSDADGVNDGDEVALGSNPLDRDSISGPGDIDADGQVAIGDLLALLRLVRGERAPAAIELAAGDLNRNDRLDAGDLVMLSRKLLGLTWQSLGESALGRALASVRDRLVGAAEAAAAQGRLYFVHNDHLGAPRVMTDAAGGVVWRATYDPFGSAVLEPSKVELNVRFPGQYYDQETGLHYNYYRYYDPSTGRYITSDPIGLEGGINTYLYAKANPVRFVDPTGLVCTGVPDNPFGFNFAPCCQGHDDCYGGCGKNRKECDKKFYECLLKQCESEPGGPGIARRSVCRNWARNYYWGVRGGGWFFYKGS, encoded by the coding sequence TGCAGGTATCGCTACAGTTTTGCGCGCCTGCTGGCGAGCGATGAATGCGCCATGCCGGGTACCTGCTTTCGTTACCGGTACTTCGACACCCAGAACCCGCAGGCAGGGTGGCGGCGTTCCGATAGCTATTTCCGGATGTCGTTCAAGGCGGGTCAGTCATGCCCTGATGGAAATACCGTGGCAACGGATCCTGACGGTCAGCTGGCCTGTGTCGAGCCGCCGGCGCAGCCCTGGGATGACGACAAGAATCTCGGGATGGCATGTGCGGGCCATACGCTCGCAGGCAATCCTGTCAACATCGCAACAGGCAACAAGGTGCACGCGGAGACAGACGTCGGCGGCGGTCAGTCGCGGCTGAGATTCCAGCGCTTCTACAACAGCCTTTACCGGCAGGATGTCGGTCTGGGCAACGGCTGGAGTTCGACCTGGCACCGGCGTATCGAACCGGGCGCGCTGTCGGTCGTGGTCAGGGATGCCGATGCCAGGGGGGAGGTCTGGAGCTACAACCGCGCGGCTCAGGTGTGGGCGGGTGATCCCGATTCGGGGGTCAGGCTGGAGAAGGCCGGCAACGAATTTGTGGTCACCCGCAGCGACGATTCCGTCGAACGCTATCATTCCGCGGGGCACCTGCTGGAAATCGTAACGGTTGACGGCGTGGAGACGACGCTGGGCTACGACGACATGGAAAATCCGGCCAGACTGCTGTCCGTGACCAACAACGCGGGCGAGTCGCTCGCGTTCACGTACACGGCGGACAATCACGTCGCAACAGTCAGCGACCAGGCGGGGAATACCTGGCACTACACGTACGATGCCGACCGCAACCTGGCGTACGTGTACCGGCCCGACGGCAGTGATGACGGACACGAGAACAATCCCTATCGGCGCTATCACTACAACGAGGTTGTGCTGATCGAGGACGCCGTGGATCTGCCGGCGCATCTGACCGGCATCTCCGATAGCCAGGCAGGCGGGGAGGCGCGTTATGCCAGTTATGAATACTTCGCGGACGGCAGGGTAAGGTCAAGTTATCATGCGGGGAACGCCGGGCGCGTGGACGTGACCTATGATGACAACAACCATACCCGGACACTGAGCAACGGCAATGGCGCACAGACTACCTACACCATAGAAACCGTACTGGGTGTGGCTGCCGTTGCCGCGATCGATGGGCCCGGTTGTGCGACCTGTGTGCCGGGGAATTCGGCTTACAGCCGCGACCCGGACAGCGGCGACCTGACCTCGAAAACAGTACATGGCGTGACAACCGCATATGGCGGGCACGACCTGAACGGCAATCCGGGCTACCGCATCGAGGCCGCGGGTTCTGCACTGGCGCGGCGTACCGCGTATACCTACGATCCACGCTTTGCCGGCAGGATCGCGAGCATAACCGAACCCTCGGTACTCGAAGGTCACAGCAAGATAACGCACTACACGTATGACGACTATGGCAACCGCACCAGCGCAACCATCAGCGGGTTCCGGCCCGATGGCCAGGCGGTGGCGCGGCACACGACCTGGGAATACAACGGCCCACGGCACCAGTTGAGTCGTATCGACGGCCCCCGCGGCGATGTCGCGGATGTCACCCGCCTGCGCTATTACCCCGACGACCCGCGCGAGGGCAACGACCGTGGCCGCCTGCGGGAGGTGGAGAACGCAAACGGCGTGCTGGTTCGCAGCGCAATCCGTTACACCGCCACCGGCAAGGTGGCCAGCGAGGTGCGTCCGAATGGCTTGGCTCTCGACTATTCGTATTATCCCGGCAGCGATCGCCTGGCAAGCGTAGCGGAACGCACGGATTCCGGGACGCGGCAGACCCGCTGGACCTATCTGGATACGGCTGAGGTCGACCGCATCGTGGTTGCTGCGGATGTCGGGCCGATCACCTCCATCACGTTCGGCTACGACGCGGCGCGGCGTCTGGTCCGGGTCAGCGACGGGCAGGACAATTCGATCCGGTATACCCTCGACAGCGAGGGTAACCGCGTTTCCGAGCAGACTTTCGACAGCAGCGGTACGCTGGCCAGGACGGTCACGAACCTATTCGACAGCTATGGCCGGCTGGTGAATATGCGGACCGGCGGCGATCCGCTCGATCCGCTCGAGCAGGTGGATAGGGAATTTTCCATGCAGGGAGACCTGCTGCTGGTCAGGGATGGCAACGGCAGCATAACGGGCTTCGAGTATGACGCCTTAAAACATCTGCTCGCTGTCACGCGCGACGTGGGCGGTAACGATCCGGCGACGGCGGATACTCCTGTGCGGTACGGCTATGACGTGGCGGACCGCCTGCAGACCGTGGTCGACCCCAACAACGGCGCGACGAACTACCGCTACGATGATTTGGGTAATCTGCTGGAACGCAGCAGTCCGGATACCGGGATCACGTCGTATGCCTACGATGCGGCGGGCAATCTCCTGACCCGGACCACGGCCAGCGGTACCACCGAAGCCTCGACCGAGCGTTACACCTATGACGCGCTCAACCGCCTGCGGTACGTCGCGACGCCGGCCGCTGCCATGGACATTGAGTATGCCTGGGACGATTGCGACAACGGCGTCGGCCGGTTGTGCGGTGTGACGACCGCCGCAGCGACGGTGGCATACGACTACGATGCCTTCGGCCATGTCCGGACACACCAGGCTGTGCGCTATGTGACGGATCCGGGAGGACGCGTCAGGAGCATAACCTATCCTTCCGGTGCCACCGTCAGTTATCAACATGATGCGGCTGGTCGCGTCCGCACGGCGGATCTCGCCGTGAATGGTGTCATCCACGGTCTGGCCGCGGAGATCCGCTATCTGCCATTCGGCGGTATCGGCGCGCTGGAGTATGCCAACGGCAGGATTCTGACTCAGGACTGGGACGGCGCCTACCGCCTGCTGTCCCAAACGATTCCCGGGGTGTTCGCCATGTCATATACAGGCTACGACCGTAACGGCAATCTCGTTCGGCGCGAGGCGGGTGCCGGCGGAGCCGACAGTATCGGATACGACGCGCTGGACCGGGCAATCAGTGCAAGCGGCGCATTCGGCACGGACTGGCGCTACGCGTATGACCCGAACGGGAATCGCGTACTCGGTGACGAAGGCGCGCCGGTGACACTGGCGTATGCACCCGGGACGAATCGTCTGGCCCGAATCGGCAGTGAAGACGTCGTGCTGGGCGTGACCGGCAATCTGCTGGCGCGGGGTAACTGGTCGTATCGCTACGATTCGCAGCAGCGGCTCGCGCTGGCAGCACGCGATGCAACGCCGGTAGCGTATTTTCGCTACAATGGTCTGGGGCAGCGCGTATCCAAAACCGGGCCGGATGGTGCAGGCAAGCTGTTTCTCTACGGCATCGATGGCGAATTGCTGGCCGAAGCCGACCAGGCGGGGACCGTGCTGGTCGAATACATCTACCTCGACGGCAGTTTGCTTGCGATCTATCTTCCCGACAGCGACAACGATGGTGTGACCAACCGGGACGAGGTCGCGGCAGGCACCAGCCCCGTGGCGCCGGATGACGATGGCGACGGCCTGGATAATCGGGAGGAGCTGCTCAGGTACGGCACGCTGATCGGCGATCCGGATTCCGACGCCGACGGTGTCAACGACGGGGACGAGGTTGCGCTCGGTTCGAATCCGCTGGACAGGGACAGCATATCGGGACCCGGGGACATCGATGCCGACGGACAGGTCGCGATCGGCGACCTGCTGGCGCTGCTCAGGCTGGTGCGTGGTGAGCGTGCACCGGCCGCGATCGAGCTCGCGGCCGGTGATCTGAACCGGAATGATCGTCTCGACGCCGGGGACCTCGTCATGCTGTCGCGGAAACTACTGGGCTTGACCTGGCAGTCTCTCGGAGAAAGCGCCCTCGGGCGCGCGCTGGCATCCGTTCGGGACAGGCTGGTCGGGGCGGCGGAGGCCGCCGCCGCGCAGGGACGGCTCTACTTCGTGCATAACGATCATCTGGGCGCGCCGCGTGTCATGACGGATGCGGCCGGTGGCGTGGTGTGGCGTGCAACTTATGATCCGTTCGGCTCGGCGGTCCTGGAGCCAAGCAAGGTGGAACTGAACGTCCGCTTCCCGGGGCAGTATTATGATCAGGAAACCGGGCTGCATTACAACTACTATCGCTACTACGATCCATCGACTGGCAGATATATCACGAGTGATCCGATAGGGCTCGAAGGTGGTATCAATACTTACCTGTATGCCAAGGCTAATCCCGTAAGGTTTGTCGATCCAACAGGGCTTGTATGTACTGGCGTACCGGACAACCCGTTCGGATTTAACTTTGCTCCATGCTGCCAAGGGCATGACGATTGCTATGGCGGTTGTGGAAAGAACAGGAAAGAGTGTGATAAGAAATTTTATGAGTGCTTGCTAAAGCAATGCGAGAGCGAGCCAGGAGGTCCTGGCATTGCGAGAAGATCGGTCTGTAGAAATTGGGCCAGAAATTATTATTGGGGTGTAAGAGGCGGCGGATGGTTCTTTTATAAGGGGTCATAG